One Mycoavidus sp. B2-EB genomic region harbors:
- the murG gene encoding undecaprenyldiphospho-muramoylpentapeptide beta-N-acetylglucosaminyltransferase: MSNTRTLLIVAGGTGGHVFPGLAVAHRMRRHGWHVIWLGSPVGMEAALVPKHGIPIEFVHFSGLRGKGLLTKLMLPFNLLCAAWQSWRVLAKVKPAVVLGMGGYISFPAGVMAVLSGCPFILHEQNSIPGLANRVLAKIARRVLVAFPEVLPRAEWTGNPLRDALIGLPEPAQRYAQRSGPLRLLVVGGSLGAAALNEVVPRALSTLAPHERPHVVHQAGVRQIDALRANYAAAGLHDQVQIELTPFIEDMAQAYAQADLVICRAGAMTIAEIAAVGVAALLVPFPHAVDDHQTTNAAFLATREAALMIQQRDLSAAKLALWLKAQTREALSQMAGRARLLAKSDAAEQVSKICLAVADRKRGQP; encoded by the coding sequence ATGAGTAATACGCGCACCTTGTTAATTGTGGCGGGAGGTACCGGGGGGCATGTGTTTCCAGGGCTAGCTGTGGCTCATCGGATGCGCCGTCATGGTTGGCATGTCATCTGGCTTGGCAGTCCAGTGGGGATGGAGGCCGCACTGGTACCTAAACACGGTATCCCAATTGAGTTCGTGCATTTTAGCGGGTTGCGCGGCAAGGGCTTGCTCACCAAACTTATGCTGCCTTTTAATTTGCTGTGCGCGGCTTGGCAAAGTTGGCGTGTGTTAGCCAAAGTGAAACCGGCAGTAGTGCTCGGGATGGGCGGTTACATTAGTTTTCCAGCGGGCGTGATGGCTGTGCTGAGTGGCTGTCCGTTTATTTTGCATGAGCAAAACTCAATTCCTGGCTTGGCTAATCGTGTACTCGCCAAGATTGCGCGGCGTGTGTTGGTGGCGTTCCCAGAGGTCTTGCCGCGCGCTGAATGGACTGGCAATCCGTTGCGTGATGCGCTCATTGGCTTGCCTGAGCCAGCGCAACGTTATGCGCAGCGCAGCGGGCCTTTACGTTTGCTCGTGGTAGGTGGCAGCTTAGGCGCGGCGGCGTTGAATGAAGTTGTACCACGTGCCTTAAGCACTTTAGCGCCACACGAGCGGCCGCATGTGGTGCATCAAGCTGGTGTGCGGCAGATTGACGCTTTGCGTGCTAATTATGCCGCTGCAGGCTTGCATGATCAGGTGCAAATCGAGTTAACGCCATTTATTGAGGATATGGCACAAGCCTATGCCCAGGCCGATTTAGTCATTTGTCGCGCGGGTGCGATGACGATTGCTGAAATTGCGGCGGTAGGGGTCGCTGCGCTGTTGGTGCCGTTTCCACATGCAGTTGATGATCATCAAACAACGAATGCGGCTTTCTTAGCTACCCGTGAGGCGGCCCTGATGATCCAGCAACGCGATTTATCGGCCGCCAAGCTGGCGCTTTGGCTTAAGGCCCAAACCCGTGAAGCGCTGAGCCAAATGGCAGGGCGTGCGCGTCTGCTGGCTAAGTCAGATGCAGCTGAGCAAGTGAGCAAAATTTGTTTAGCGGTGGCTGACCGCAAGCGGGGGCAGCCATGA
- the mraY gene encoding phospho-N-acetylmuramoyl-pentapeptide-transferase, whose protein sequence is MLLWLAHWLQNDASFLRVINYLTLRAVMAAITALVIGLVCGPWVIRKLTRLKIGQAVRQDGPSTHLVKAGTPTMGGVLILLAIAISTLLWADLTNRFVWIVMLVTFGFGLIGWVDDYRKVVHKDPRGMSSREKYGWQSLIGLFAAVYLACSVSEASNVPVFDFFMAWVRSGLSVDLPARADLLLPFVKSISYPLGLYGFITLTYFVIVGASNAVNLTDGLDGLVIMPVVLVGGALGIFAYVMGSAVYSKYLLFPHIPGAGELLIFCAAMGGAGLAFLWYNTYPAQVFMGDVGALALGGALGTVAVIVRQEIVLFIMGGIFVAETLSVILQVTWFKYTKRRYGAGQRLLKMAPLHHHFELSGWRETQVVVRFWIITLMLVLIGLSTLKLR, encoded by the coding sequence ATGCTACTTTGGCTCGCGCATTGGCTACAAAACGACGCAAGCTTTTTGCGCGTAATCAATTACCTGACTTTGCGCGCGGTCATGGCCGCTATTACCGCTTTGGTAATCGGTTTAGTGTGCGGTCCGTGGGTGATTCGCAAGTTAACGCGACTCAAAATAGGCCAAGCGGTACGCCAAGATGGGCCGAGCACGCATTTGGTCAAAGCGGGTACGCCCACGATGGGTGGCGTGTTGATTTTGCTGGCGATTGCGATTTCGACCTTATTATGGGCTGATTTAACCAATCGTTTTGTTTGGATTGTCATGCTCGTTACGTTTGGCTTTGGCTTGATTGGCTGGGTCGACGATTATCGTAAAGTGGTGCATAAAGACCCGCGCGGCATGTCGTCGCGAGAGAAATATGGCTGGCAATCGTTGATTGGCCTTTTTGCTGCGGTATATCTTGCTTGTAGCGTATCAGAAGCCAGTAATGTGCCGGTTTTTGATTTTTTTATGGCGTGGGTGCGCAGTGGTCTATCGGTTGATCTGCCGGCGCGTGCTGACTTGCTGCTGCCGTTTGTTAAATCGATCAGTTATCCATTAGGTTTATATGGCTTCATTACGCTCACTTACTTTGTGATTGTGGGGGCTAGCAATGCCGTAAATTTAACCGATGGCTTAGATGGTCTAGTCATTATGCCGGTGGTGTTAGTGGGTGGGGCATTAGGTATTTTTGCGTATGTGATGGGGAGTGCGGTCTATTCAAAATATTTGTTGTTTCCTCATATTCCGGGCGCTGGGGAGTTATTGATTTTTTGCGCGGCGATGGGGGGCGCGGGCTTGGCTTTCCTTTGGTATAACACGTATCCCGCCCAGGTTTTTATGGGCGATGTGGGTGCGCTGGCGCTAGGTGGCGCTTTAGGCACGGTGGCGGTGATTGTACGCCAGGAAATCGTACTTTTTATCATGGGCGGTATCTTTGTTGCCGAAACTTTGTCCGTGATCTTGCAAGTCACCTGGTTTAAATACACCAAACGGCGCTACGGCGCGGGGCAGCGTTTACTCAAGATGGCGCCACTCCATCATCATTTTGAATTGTCTGGTTGGCGCGAAACTCAGGTCGTAGTGCGTTTTTGGATTATTACGTTGATGCTGGTTTTAATCGGTCTCTCTACGCTTAAATTGCGGTAA
- the murD gene encoding UDP-N-acetylmuramoyl-L-alanine--D-glutamate ligase, with amino-acid sequence MFGDFRQPAVLVLGLGASGLALARWCARYGCRVRVADTRAAPPQLAAFKEERIEAELICGEVTPALLDGIELIALSPGISPRHTEFAALLEEAHVRGLPLWGELEFFAQALRALTTEAYRPKLIAITGTNGKTTTTALTGLLCERAGHRVSLAGNIGPPLLERLAAALSADLLPEIWVLELSSFQLTSAYTFAPDAAAILNITQDHLDWHPSFEHYAAAKGRIFGAHTVRILNRDDANTMALAQSSGWISEETEKNLPSVTPKTAGVMTFGLDAPRRSGDYGLLHENGMTWLAVAESVVERSAPTSARARAGIENEIVVKRLMPVEALRIRGLHNAANALAALALCRALELPLASLMHGLREYRGEPHRVETICALNGVEFIDDSKGTNVGATVAALNGLARRIVLIVGGDGKGQDFTPLATPVARWCRAVMLIGRDAPRLRQALAGTGVPLTECATLSEATHAAARMAQTGEIVLLSPACASFDMFRDYRHRAQVFRQAVEELASACGVAL; translated from the coding sequence ATGTTTGGCGATTTTCGACAACCTGCTGTATTAGTGCTAGGTCTGGGCGCTTCGGGCCTGGCCTTGGCGCGTTGGTGCGCGCGCTATGGTTGCCGGGTGCGGGTCGCTGATACGCGGGCCGCGCCGCCTCAACTCGCGGCGTTCAAAGAAGAGCGGATCGAGGCGGAGTTGATCTGCGGCGAGGTCACTCCGGCCTTACTCGATGGCATTGAATTAATTGCGCTTAGCCCAGGCATTTCACCCAGGCATACGGAGTTTGCCGCGCTCCTTGAAGAGGCGCATGTGCGTGGCCTACCGCTGTGGGGCGAGCTCGAATTTTTTGCGCAAGCGCTGCGCGCACTGACAACAGAGGCTTATCGGCCGAAACTCATCGCCATTACCGGCACCAATGGCAAAACCACAACGACGGCGCTTACGGGTTTGTTGTGCGAACGGGCCGGCCATCGCGTGAGCCTGGCTGGCAATATTGGCCCACCGTTGCTTGAGCGCTTAGCGGCTGCTCTTAGCGCGGATCTATTACCGGAAATTTGGGTGCTGGAACTCTCCAGTTTTCAGTTAACCAGTGCTTATACATTTGCACCGGATGCCGCGGCGATACTCAATATCACACAAGATCATTTGGATTGGCATCCGAGCTTTGAGCACTATGCCGCCGCTAAAGGCCGTATCTTTGGGGCTCATACAGTGCGTATTTTGAATCGTGACGATGCGAACACGATGGCGCTGGCGCAAAGTTCTGGCTGGATCAGCGAAGAGACTGAAAAAAATCTGCCTAGCGTAACGCCTAAAACCGCTGGCGTGATGACTTTTGGACTCGATGCGCCGCGCCGCAGTGGTGATTACGGCCTACTGCACGAGAATGGCATGACTTGGCTAGCGGTGGCTGAGTCGGTGGTGGAGCGTAGCGCGCCGACATCCGCGCGCGCACGAGCGGGTATCGAAAATGAGATTGTGGTCAAAAGATTAATGCCGGTTGAAGCACTGCGTATTCGCGGTTTGCATAATGCGGCGAATGCATTGGCTGCGTTGGCATTATGTCGCGCGCTTGAGCTTCCTCTCGCAAGCCTGATGCACGGCCTGCGTGAATATCGCGGCGAGCCGCATCGGGTTGAGACGATTTGTGCTTTAAACGGGGTTGAGTTTATTGACGACAGTAAAGGAACGAATGTCGGCGCAACCGTGGCCGCGCTCAATGGCTTAGCGCGCCGGATTGTATTAATTGTAGGCGGGGATGGCAAAGGGCAAGATTTTACTCCGCTGGCGACGCCGGTTGCCCGTTGGTGCCGCGCCGTGATGTTGATCGGTCGCGATGCTCCGCGTTTGCGCCAGGCTTTGGCTGGGACGGGTGTACCGCTGACCGAATGCGCAACGCTAAGCGAGGCAACGCACGCAGCCGCTCGTATGGCTCAAACGGGTGAAATCGTCCTATTGTCGCCTGCTTGCGCCAGTTTTGACATGTTTCGAGATTACCGCCATCGGGCGCAGGTATTTCGGCAGGCCGTTGAAGAGTTAGCCAGCGCTTGCGGAGTCGCTCTATGA